From the Euphorbia lathyris chromosome 6, ddEupLath1.1, whole genome shotgun sequence genome, one window contains:
- the LOC136232779 gene encoding plant-specific TFIIB-related protein PTF2 isoform X2, whose amino-acid sequence MPCYRCGHRSLTRDDVSGGLVCESCGTVQQFDNYQAATWGADGPQGVLIRVGCSGTGSVLSYRDKKIFEANKLIDDITFKLDLVGTKVSEIKSMINTITEGEFGVGDWFPVLIGACAYVVVRSDNKSLPIAEIGDVIGRDVHELGRMITRVVDHLDLKLPEFDIVTSFEKVLRNLSNSGRIDNDKVKRMREQGVFLIQCATKWFLTTGRRPLPIVAAVLVLVAELNGVPGMKIEEMARKVHAAVSTCKSRYRELLESIVKVAQALPWGKDVTVKNAVKNAPFVLRHMEMKLMAKHGREEHPGSAKFDLEKVVRQCLRKDVEYSIDEDVTKYDDSQYFEVQNGSSFNHMGVDDLDKLQLSHECLSMAYNKFLEEDGFGKYVEVTEKAQRRKRKRDLELHPTEWWNGKTELSKKLLLKQILDKDVGLNPMPPSFVNGLLAVESRRAKINAAKSRIRKIMHPCSADLNDSSEISILEDLHEDLHARRKRRKTQAKDIDWEDFVIETLLLHQVSVW is encoded by the exons ATGCCCTGTTACCGGTGCGGTCACCGATCTTTAACCCGTGATGACGTCAGTGGTGGCCTTGTGTGTGAATCGTGTGGCACCGTTCAACAATTCGACAATTACCAGGCTGCCACCTGGGGCGCCGATGGTCCACAAGGCGTTTTAATTCGTGTGGGCTGTTCAGGTACTGGCTCTGTTTTAAGTTACCGAGACAAGAAAATCTTTGAGGCAAATAAGCTCATTGATGATATAACTTTCAAGTTGGATTTAGTAGGTACAAAAGTTAGTGAAATCAAGTCCATGATTAATACAATCACGGAAGGTGAGTTTGGAGTAGGCGATTGGTTTCCAGTTCTAATAGGCGCTTGTGCTTATGTTGTGGTTAGGAGTGATAATAAGTCTTTGCCAATTGCAGAGATTGGAGATGTTATTGGTCGTGATGTTCATGAATTGGGTAGAATGATAACGCGGGTTGTTGATCATTTGGATTTAAAGCTACCTGAGTTTGATATTGTGACTTCTTTTGAGAAGGTATTGAGGAATTTGTCTAATTCAGGGAGGATTGATAATGATAAAGTCAAAAGAATGAGAGAACAAGGGGTGTTTCTGATACAATGTGCTACCAAGTGGTTTTTAACTACAGGGAGAAGGCCATTGCCAATTGTGGCAGCTGTACTGGTCTTGGTAGCAGAGTTGAATGGGGTTCCAGGTATGAAGATTGAGGAGATGGCAAGGAAGGTGCATGCTGCAGTGTCCACCTGTAAGTCGAGGTATAGGGAGTTGCTAGAGTCAATTGTGAAAGTGGCGCAGGCATTGCCATGGGGTAAGGATGTGACGGTGAAGAATGCTGTGAAGAATGCTCCTTTTGTTTTACGCCATATGGAGATGAAGTTAATGGCTAAGCACGGTAGGGAGGAGCATCCGGGTTCTGCTAAATTTGATTTGGAAAAGGTGGTAAGACAGTGTCTGAGGAAGGATGTTGAGTATTCCATTGATGAGGATGTTACGAAGTATGATGATTCTCAGTATTTTGAGGTGCAAAATGGCAGTAGCTTCAATCATATGGGAGTTGATGACTTGGATAAGCTTCAGCTTTCACATGAGTGCTTGTCCATGGCTTACAATAAGTTCTTGGAGGAGGATGGTTTTGGTAAGTATGTAGAAGTGACTGAGAAGGCTCAgagaaggaaaaggaaaagagatCTTGAGCTTCATCCGACAGAATGGTGGAATGGTAAAACAGAATTGAGCAAGAAGCTTTTGCTAAAGCAAATATTGGATAAAGATGTGGGATTAAATCCTATGCCTCCATCTTTTGTTAATGGCCTTTTGGCAGTTGAGAGTAGGCGAGCAAAGATAAATGCTGCGAAGTCCCGAATCAGGAAGATTATGCATCCATGCAGTGCTGATTTAAATGATAGCAGTGAGATTTCCATTTTGGAAGATTTACATGAAGATTTACATGCTCGGAGGAAGAGAAGAAAAACTCAGGCAAAAGATATTGATTGGGAAGATTTTGTCATTGAGACCCTCCTTCTTCATCAG GTATCTGTCTGGTGA
- the LOC136232779 gene encoding plant-specific TFIIB-related protein PTF2 isoform X1 produces the protein MPCYRCGHRSLTRDDVSGGLVCESCGTVQQFDNYQAATWGADGPQGVLIRVGCSGTGSVLSYRDKKIFEANKLIDDITFKLDLVGTKVSEIKSMINTITEGEFGVGDWFPVLIGACAYVVVRSDNKSLPIAEIGDVIGRDVHELGRMITRVVDHLDLKLPEFDIVTSFEKVLRNLSNSGRIDNDKVKRMREQGVFLIQCATKWFLTTGRRPLPIVAAVLVLVAELNGVPGMKIEEMARKVHAAVSTCKSRYRELLESIVKVAQALPWGKDVTVKNAVKNAPFVLRHMEMKLMAKHGREEHPGSAKFDLEKVVRQCLRKDVEYSIDEDVTKYDDSQYFEVQNGSSFNHMGVDDLDKLQLSHECLSMAYNKFLEEDGFGKYVEVTEKAQRRKRKRDLELHPTEWWNGKTELSKKLLLKQILDKDVGLNPMPPSFVNGLLAVESRRAKINAAKSRIRKIMHPCSADLNDSSEISILEDLHEDLHARRKRRKTQAKDIDWEDFVIETLLLHQVKGEEIESGHYNTLLDLHVFNSC, from the coding sequence ATGCCCTGTTACCGGTGCGGTCACCGATCTTTAACCCGTGATGACGTCAGTGGTGGCCTTGTGTGTGAATCGTGTGGCACCGTTCAACAATTCGACAATTACCAGGCTGCCACCTGGGGCGCCGATGGTCCACAAGGCGTTTTAATTCGTGTGGGCTGTTCAGGTACTGGCTCTGTTTTAAGTTACCGAGACAAGAAAATCTTTGAGGCAAATAAGCTCATTGATGATATAACTTTCAAGTTGGATTTAGTAGGTACAAAAGTTAGTGAAATCAAGTCCATGATTAATACAATCACGGAAGGTGAGTTTGGAGTAGGCGATTGGTTTCCAGTTCTAATAGGCGCTTGTGCTTATGTTGTGGTTAGGAGTGATAATAAGTCTTTGCCAATTGCAGAGATTGGAGATGTTATTGGTCGTGATGTTCATGAATTGGGTAGAATGATAACGCGGGTTGTTGATCATTTGGATTTAAAGCTACCTGAGTTTGATATTGTGACTTCTTTTGAGAAGGTATTGAGGAATTTGTCTAATTCAGGGAGGATTGATAATGATAAAGTCAAAAGAATGAGAGAACAAGGGGTGTTTCTGATACAATGTGCTACCAAGTGGTTTTTAACTACAGGGAGAAGGCCATTGCCAATTGTGGCAGCTGTACTGGTCTTGGTAGCAGAGTTGAATGGGGTTCCAGGTATGAAGATTGAGGAGATGGCAAGGAAGGTGCATGCTGCAGTGTCCACCTGTAAGTCGAGGTATAGGGAGTTGCTAGAGTCAATTGTGAAAGTGGCGCAGGCATTGCCATGGGGTAAGGATGTGACGGTGAAGAATGCTGTGAAGAATGCTCCTTTTGTTTTACGCCATATGGAGATGAAGTTAATGGCTAAGCACGGTAGGGAGGAGCATCCGGGTTCTGCTAAATTTGATTTGGAAAAGGTGGTAAGACAGTGTCTGAGGAAGGATGTTGAGTATTCCATTGATGAGGATGTTACGAAGTATGATGATTCTCAGTATTTTGAGGTGCAAAATGGCAGTAGCTTCAATCATATGGGAGTTGATGACTTGGATAAGCTTCAGCTTTCACATGAGTGCTTGTCCATGGCTTACAATAAGTTCTTGGAGGAGGATGGTTTTGGTAAGTATGTAGAAGTGACTGAGAAGGCTCAgagaaggaaaaggaaaagagatCTTGAGCTTCATCCGACAGAATGGTGGAATGGTAAAACAGAATTGAGCAAGAAGCTTTTGCTAAAGCAAATATTGGATAAAGATGTGGGATTAAATCCTATGCCTCCATCTTTTGTTAATGGCCTTTTGGCAGTTGAGAGTAGGCGAGCAAAGATAAATGCTGCGAAGTCCCGAATCAGGAAGATTATGCATCCATGCAGTGCTGATTTAAATGATAGCAGTGAGATTTCCATTTTGGAAGATTTACATGAAGATTTACATGCTCGGAGGAAGAGAAGAAAAACTCAGGCAAAAGATATTGATTGGGAAGATTTTGTCATTGAGACCCTCCTTCTTCATCAGGTGAAAGGGGAGGAAATTGAGAGTGGGCACTATAATACATTGTTAGATTTACATGTCTTCAATTCTTGTTGA
- the LOC136233184 gene encoding probable inactive dual specificity protein phosphatase-like At4g18593: protein MDTPASEILEHETVGHNSDLESVSKPQAIYRCKKCRRIVASAENIVSHDRGKGEECFKWKKRSGDQQDNEPPECSSIFVEPMKWMQTVQEGFVGEKLQCIGCKARLGSFNWAGMQCNCGTWVNPAFQLHKNRLDECSL from the exons ATGGATACCCCAGCTTCAGAGATCTTAGAACACGAGACAGTAGGCCACAATTCTGATTTAGAATCAGTATCGAAACCTCAAGCCATTTACCGGTGTAAAAAATGTCGAAGAATCGTTGCATCAGCTGAAAACATAGTTTCCCATGACCGTGGAAAGGGAGAAGAGTGCTTTAAATGGAAAAAGAGAAGTGGTGATCAGCAAGACAATGAACCACCTGAATGTTCCTCCATATTTGTTGAACCCATGAAGTGGATGCAAACAG TACAAGAAGGTTTTGTGGGAGAGAAACTCCAGTGCATTGGCTGCAAAGCACGCTTGGGTTCATTCAACTGGGCAGGAATGCAATGCAACTGTGGAACATGGGTTAATCCTGCATTTCAACTGCACAAAAACAGATTAGATGAATGCTCTCTATGA